A single Staphylococcus muscae DNA region contains:
- a CDS encoding AMP-binding protein has translation MELLKRIAYYAEHQPYEVALYINQTAVTYEALWRRVQQAASLLPVECHACGVAVSFNNIEKFIISYLSLLYKGGVPCVMDPHWTKQRREALYEKYTFSYIWDDNGLRSTDYQGVRHDRDNLLHIGFTSGTTGLPNAFYRDEPSWIASFLENESLLLESDIQQMPVMVALGPYAHSLTLYVLIYALFYGRTFIGQDDYDVEQCQYAIQQFCRPSCLFLVPTMVHDWLHQSSLNDLKTYLFVSGDKLSVKLHHQLKTKFPAMTIYEFFGTSEASFISVNEDQMAPLQSVGRLFPSVEVRIDDQDAQGIGKLYVRSPMTFSGYMGEPVPKWIETGDYASIKEDILYLHGRTQDRMIIGGKNISPYTIEQTLKMIQGIDEVVIISQTHQKFGELALGLYEGDRQLTYREIRRQLERELSRYEFPSKLICVPKLPRTASGKISRRAAQLLCEQGAWQ, from the coding sequence GCATCAGCCATATGAAGTTGCACTTTATATTAATCAAACAGCAGTCACGTATGAAGCGTTATGGAGACGTGTTCAACAAGCGGCATCATTGTTACCAGTTGAATGTCATGCGTGTGGTGTAGCTGTTTCCTTTAATAATATAGAGAAGTTTATTATATCCTACCTTTCACTATTGTATAAGGGAGGCGTCCCTTGTGTTATGGATCCGCATTGGACGAAACAACGTCGTGAAGCATTATATGAAAAATATACATTTTCTTATATTTGGGATGATAATGGTTTAAGATCGACCGATTATCAAGGGGTACGGCATGATAGAGATAATCTACTACACATTGGATTTACATCGGGAACAACGGGCTTACCGAATGCATTTTATCGTGATGAACCATCCTGGATTGCATCATTTCTAGAAAATGAATCGTTATTATTAGAATCTGATATTCAACAAATGCCAGTGATGGTTGCTTTAGGACCTTACGCACATTCGTTGACATTATATGTGCTCATATATGCATTGTTTTATGGTCGCACATTTATCGGGCAAGATGACTATGATGTGGAACAATGCCAATACGCAATACAACAGTTTTGTCGACCAAGCTGCCTTTTTCTCGTACCGACTATGGTTCATGATTGGTTGCATCAATCATCATTGAATGACTTAAAAACATATCTGTTTGTATCCGGAGATAAATTGTCTGTAAAACTGCATCATCAGTTAAAAACGAAATTCCCGGCAATGACGATTTATGAGTTTTTTGGAACGTCCGAAGCAAGCTTTATTAGTGTGAATGAAGATCAAATGGCACCACTTCAATCAGTCGGTCGATTATTTCCAAGTGTTGAAGTGCGTATTGATGATCAAGATGCGCAAGGTATAGGGAAACTATACGTTAGAAGTCCTATGACGTTTTCTGGTTATATGGGTGAACCCGTACCTAAATGGATAGAAACAGGGGATTATGCATCGATTAAAGAAGATATTTTATATTTACATGGTCGCACTCAAGACCGCATGATTATTGGTGGCAAAAATATTTCTCCTTATACAATTGAGCAAACACTTAAAATGATTCAAGGGATTGATGAAGTGGTGATCATATCTCAGACACATCAAAAGTTTGGCGAACTTGCATTGGGACTTTATGAAGGTGATCGTCAACTTACATATCGAGAGATACGTCGTCAATTAGAAAGAGAATTATCACGCTACGAATTTCCTTCCAAATTGATTTGTGTGCCCAAATTACCACGTACAGCAAGTGGGAAGATTTCAAGACGTGCAGCACAACTTTTATGTGAACAGGGGGCTTGGCAATGA
- a CDS encoding thiolase family protein, giving the protein MSEAVIVAAKRTPIGRYGGKLQKLEPEDLVKPLIQHFQETLSVDWQQLDDVILGNIVGNGGNVARKSLLEAGLDISIPGVTVDRQCGSGLEAIHYACRMVEAGTGHFYIAGGVESTSRAPWKMERPTSLYENEPPQFYERASFAPEGQDPTMIEAADNVARVYDISREDQDQFAYDSYAKTVQAYDTGYFAEEMLPLKINGDWMTQDEGVRRNVRLNLLARLKPIYSNGTVTVGNCCSKNDGAALVVVMSKEYALSLGITEGLKFIDYAIKGVDPNILGIGPVPAVSHLLDKHHLHITDIDAVELNEAFAAQVLASQRALNIKASQLNQYGGAIAIGHPYSASGAILVTRLFHMKKQRLTLATMGIGGGMGNAALFERWTHGNTIH; this is encoded by the coding sequence ATGAGTGAAGCGGTGATTGTTGCAGCAAAACGCACACCAATTGGTCGTTATGGTGGTAAATTACAGAAGTTAGAACCAGAGGATTTGGTGAAACCATTGATTCAGCACTTTCAAGAGACTTTATCTGTCGATTGGCAACAACTTGATGATGTTATCCTAGGAAATATTGTTGGGAATGGTGGTAATGTCGCAAGAAAAAGTTTATTGGAAGCGGGACTTGATATATCTATACCAGGAGTGACTGTCGATCGTCAATGTGGGTCTGGACTTGAAGCGATTCACTATGCGTGTCGAATGGTTGAAGCAGGCACAGGACATTTTTATATCGCAGGTGGTGTGGAAAGTACCAGTCGAGCACCATGGAAGATGGAACGTCCGACGTCACTCTATGAAAATGAACCACCGCAGTTTTATGAAAGGGCTTCTTTTGCACCTGAAGGACAAGATCCAACAATGATTGAAGCGGCTGATAATGTTGCACGTGTCTATGACATATCTCGTGAAGACCAAGATCAGTTTGCGTATGATAGTTATGCGAAGACAGTGCAGGCATATGACACAGGATATTTCGCTGAAGAAATGTTACCACTTAAAATAAATGGTGACTGGATGACACAAGATGAAGGGGTGCGGCGCAACGTTCGCCTTAATCTATTGGCACGACTAAAACCCATTTACTCAAATGGGACAGTGACAGTAGGAAATTGTTGCTCGAAAAATGATGGTGCAGCGTTAGTTGTTGTGATGTCAAAGGAATATGCATTGTCATTAGGGATAACAGAAGGCTTAAAGTTTATCGATTATGCGATTAAAGGTGTAGATCCCAACATACTAGGAATTGGTCCTGTCCCAGCTGTATCTCATTTGTTGGACAAACATCATTTACATATTACAGATATTGATGCGGTAGAGTTGAATGAAGCTTTTGCAGCCCAAGTACTTGCCTCACAGCGTGCGTTGAATATTAAGGCATCACAGTTAAATCAGTACGGTGGTGCCATTGCGATTGGCCACCCGTATAGTGCGAGTGGAGCTATTTTAGTGACACGGTTATTCCATATGAAAAAGCAACGACTGACGCTTGCTACGATGGGCATTGGAGGAGGAATGGGAAATGCCGCATTATTCGAACGTTGGACACACGGAAACACGATACATTAA
- a CDS encoding DUF1958 domain-containing protein, with the protein MRTKFLKVMMVFTMLQLLLVGTVEAETSPYEIAKKHEPQASKDYQPESAMTTTQTGQILYDFNGEQTLYPASVVKMMTFYLVYDAIDKGELNLSDNVKITAEHQGVAQLPNVSTHPIIAGQTFTIEELLQQAIMVSSNAATMVLAEKVSGDTSTFTQQMNDKARAFNMKDTYFTNPTGLDNAWLHQYAPQGFTDVGKPTSSAYDLSILATRLVNDHPEILDITKQRMLNQEGGMQRTTNYSLPGEANGMSGVDGLKTGTSDEAYHFMMTAKQQHLRLQTAVLHVAPFNDNNAKHARHIIANGVTQEMFDQYTYKKVLSKGEHRIHDKKYEVKQDLYDVVPKKMKFSDKNFKIDEEKRRISLKYERQFLEGYQAPSVKIEKKGIEWFGDKPSIPLMIGVGLFLIVLLTSFTVWKIKKRSKFN; encoded by the coding sequence ATGAGGACTAAGTTTTTAAAAGTAATGATGGTTTTTACGATGTTACAGTTGTTATTGGTTGGAACTGTTGAAGCAGAAACGTCACCGTATGAAATTGCTAAAAAGCATGAACCACAAGCGTCGAAGGACTATCAACCTGAATCGGCAATGACAACAACGCAGACGGGACAAATATTGTATGATTTTAATGGGGAACAGACACTTTATCCTGCTTCAGTTGTAAAGATGATGACATTTTACTTAGTATATGATGCAATTGATAAAGGTGAGTTGAACCTTTCTGATAATGTGAAGATTACCGCAGAGCATCAAGGTGTAGCCCAATTACCAAATGTTTCAACACATCCAATCATTGCAGGACAAACATTCACAATAGAAGAATTATTGCAACAAGCGATTATGGTATCAAGTAACGCCGCGACGATGGTATTGGCAGAAAAAGTATCAGGTGATACGTCTACATTTACACAACAAATGAATGACAAAGCACGAGCGTTTAACATGAAAGATACATATTTTACAAATCCAACTGGCTTGGACAATGCATGGTTGCATCAATATGCACCCCAAGGATTTACTGATGTGGGAAAACCGACATCATCTGCGTATGATTTATCGATATTGGCAACACGTCTTGTGAATGATCATCCAGAAATTCTCGACATCACGAAACAACGAATGCTCAATCAAGAAGGTGGCATGCAAAGGACGACAAATTATTCATTGCCAGGTGAAGCAAATGGCATGTCAGGTGTGGATGGCTTAAAAACAGGAACAAGTGATGAAGCTTATCATTTTATGATGACAGCAAAACAACAGCATTTAAGACTTCAAACAGCTGTATTGCATGTTGCACCGTTTAATGACAACAATGCAAAACATGCACGTCATATTATTGCTAATGGTGTGACACAAGAGATGTTTGACCAATATACGTATAAGAAAGTTTTATCAAAAGGTGAGCATCGCATTCATGACAAGAAGTATGAAGTGAAGCAGGACTTATACGATGTCGTACCTAAAAAAATGAAATTCTCTGACAAGAACTTCAAAATAGATGAAGAAAAAAGACGTATTTCATTAAAATATGAACGTCAATTTTTAGAAGGATATCAAGCGCCTAGCGTAAAAATTGAAAAAAAGGGGATTGAATGGTTTGGTGATAAACCAAGCATACCTTTAATGATTGGTGTGGGGCTGTTTTTAATTGTTTTATTAACATCGTTTACAGTGTGGAAAATCAAAAAGCGTAGTAAGTTCAATTAA
- the thiD gene encoding bifunctional hydroxymethylpyrimidine kinase/phosphomethylpyrimidine kinase, protein MALKKVLTIAGSDTSAGAGMQADLKTFQELDTYGMVALAAIVTMDKETWSHDVSPIPFEVFNKQLATAISIGPDAVKTGMLGTEEIIKRAGEAFDESGAQFFVVDPVMVCKGEDEVLNPGNTEAMIQYLLPKATVVTPNLFEAGQLSKLGTLKSMEDMKKAAQIIHEQGAQHVVIKGGKALDQEKSYDLYYDGQTFYQLTTDMFQQSYNHGAGCTFAAATTANLANGQSPKEAVVNAKAFVASAIKNGWKMNDFVGPVDHGAYNRIEKINVEVTEI, encoded by the coding sequence ATGGCATTAAAAAAAGTATTAACAATCGCAGGGTCAGATACAAGTGCAGGCGCAGGCATGCAAGCCGATCTTAAAACATTCCAAGAACTCGACACATATGGTATGGTAGCACTTGCTGCAATCGTAACAATGGATAAAGAAACATGGTCACATGATGTTTCACCAATTCCATTCGAGGTCTTTAATAAACAGCTTGCAACAGCTATTAGCATTGGTCCAGATGCTGTTAAAACAGGTATGCTAGGAACTGAAGAAATTATCAAACGTGCAGGCGAAGCATTTGATGAGTCTGGCGCACAATTTTTCGTTGTAGACCCTGTTATGGTATGTAAAGGGGAAGATGAAGTATTAAATCCGGGTAACACAGAAGCAATGATTCAATATTTATTACCAAAAGCAACAGTTGTAACACCAAATCTTTTTGAAGCAGGTCAGCTTTCAAAATTAGGAACATTAAAATCTATGGAAGATATGAAAAAAGCAGCCCAAATCATCCATGAACAAGGCGCACAACATGTTGTCATCAAAGGTGGTAAAGCGCTCGATCAAGAAAAATCTTATGACTTATACTACGATGGTCAAACATTCTATCAACTAACAACAGACATGTTCCAACAAAGTTATAACCACGGAGCTGGTTGTACATTCGCAGCAGCAACAACTGCCAACCTTGCGAATGGTCAATCACCAAAAGAAGCCGTCGTAAATGCTAAAGCGTTTGTTGCTTCAGCAATCAAAAACGGTTGGAAAATGAACGACTTTGTCGGTCCGGTTGATCACGGTGCTTACAACCGTATTGAAAAAATTAACGTTGAAGTGACTGAAATTTAA
- a CDS encoding uracil-DNA glycosylase has protein sequence MEWSTIFHDITSKHDFQKMHDFLENEYATNVIYPARENIYQAFDLTPFDQVKVVILGQDPYHGPNQAHGLAFSVQPNAKMPPSLRNMYQELADDIGCQRTSPHLQDWAREGVLLLNTVLTVRQGQAHSHRDIGWETFTNEVIQAISTHKSDVVFILWGRPAQQKEHLIDRTKHHIIKAPHPSPLSAYRGFFGSKPYSQANAYLTERGIEPIQWCERKE, from the coding sequence ATGGAATGGTCTACTATTTTTCATGACATTACATCTAAGCATGATTTTCAAAAGATGCATGATTTTTTAGAAAATGAATATGCAACAAATGTCATTTATCCTGCACGTGAAAATATTTATCAAGCATTTGATTTAACACCATTTGATCAAGTGAAGGTCGTTATTTTAGGACAAGATCCGTATCATGGCCCGAATCAAGCACATGGTTTGGCTTTCTCTGTTCAACCAAATGCGAAGATGCCACCGTCCTTACGCAATATGTATCAAGAGTTGGCAGATGATATCGGATGTCAAAGAACGTCACCGCATCTACAAGATTGGGCGAGAGAAGGTGTATTGCTGCTTAACACTGTTTTAACGGTACGCCAGGGACAGGCGCATTCTCATCGTGATATCGGCTGGGAAACATTTACGAATGAAGTTATTCAAGCTATTTCAACACATAAATCAGATGTGGTCTTTATCCTTTGGGGGAGACCAGCGCAACAAAAAGAACATCTGATTGATAGAACAAAGCACCATATTATTAAGGCGCCACACCCGAGTCCTTTATCAGCATATCGTGGTTTTTTTGGTTCAAAACCTTATTCGCAAGCTAACGCTTATCTGACAGAGCGAGGGATTGAACCCATTCAGTGGTGTGAAAGAAAGGAGTAA
- a CDS encoding DUF5327 family protein, with translation MQREKLIQLLEHELMQADQATTDTAFDKHIYAIHTLTSLYTDQETPKVTSSISATTHTPVTSTKVSDEEIRLMGGRVTESSVTSKTTDNRLVTDDEIGNGESIFDF, from the coding sequence ATGCAAAGAGAGAAGCTCATTCAATTATTAGAGCATGAGTTAATGCAAGCGGATCAAGCAACAACAGATACTGCATTTGATAAACATATATACGCAATTCATACATTAACATCTTTATATACAGATCAAGAAACACCTAAAGTAACATCAAGTATTTCGGCAACAACGCATACGCCTGTCACATCAACGAAAGTGTCAGATGAAGAAATTCGTTTGATGGGTGGACGTGTCACAGAATCAAGCGTGACTTCGAAAACAACGGATAATCGCTTAGTAACAGATGACGAGATTGGTAATGGTGAATCTATTTTTGACTTCTAA
- a CDS encoding DUF423 domain-containing protein, with the protein MKIFIILGALNAMMAVGTGAFGAHMLDGKLSEHYMSVWEKATMYQMYHGLGLILIGIIGGAFDLNVSWAGWLMFFGIVFFSGSLYILATTQISVLGAITPIGGVLFIVGWIMLIIASFKI; encoded by the coding sequence ATGAAAATATTTATTATTTTAGGAGCACTTAACGCAATGATGGCAGTAGGTACAGGTGCGTTTGGAGCGCATATGTTAGATGGAAAGCTTTCTGAACATTATATGTCTGTTTGGGAGAAGGCTACAATGTATCAAATGTATCATGGGTTAGGCTTGATATTGATTGGCATTATAGGTGGCGCATTCGACTTGAATGTCAGTTGGGCAGGATGGTTGATGTTCTTCGGTATTGTGTTCTTTAGTGGTTCATTGTATATCTTAGCAACAACACAAATAAGCGTGCTAGGTGCGATAACACCAATCGGTGGCGTATTATTTATTGTTGGTTGGATTATGCTCATTATTGCATCTTTTAAAATATAA
- a CDS encoding APC family permease, with protein MAKKNKKPDRGDLQQNLSEKFVWAIAYGSCIGWGSFILPGDWIQTSGPIAASIGIFIGALLMMIIAVSYGALVERFPVSGGAFAFSFLGFGRYVSFFSSWFLTFGYVCVVALNATAFSLLIKFLVPDVIEIGKLYTIAGWDVYITEIIIASVLLLVFMVITIYGASVSGSLQFYFCIAMVIVVVLMFVSSFFGSSFSLDNLKPYHGPTYDWFPAIIMIVSVAPWAYVGFDNIPQTAEEFNFSPNKTFKLIVYSLLAAAVTYVMMILYTGWLTSENDSLWTTGAVTREAFGNIGLGVLAIAIIMGIFTGLNGFLLSASRLLFSMGRSGIMPTVFSKLHPRYKTPYVAIIFLVALTLIAPWLGRTALTWIVDMSSTGVSIAYFVTCLSAAKLFSYDKNSTTYGPVYKTFAIIGAVISFIFLALLLLPISPASLSLPSHIALGFWTLLGLVFFFIRLPKLRRMDKDELSQLILDTRKKDVEKMLDE; from the coding sequence ATGGCAAAGAAAAATAAAAAGCCAGATCGAGGCGATTTGCAACAAAATTTGTCTGAGAAGTTTGTATGGGCAATTGCATACGGCTCTTGTATCGGCTGGGGTTCTTTTATTCTGCCGGGGGATTGGATTCAAACTTCAGGACCAATCGCAGCATCTATCGGTATTTTTATTGGGGCGTTACTAATGATGATTATCGCTGTGAGCTATGGTGCACTGGTTGAACGTTTTCCAGTTTCTGGTGGCGCATTTGCATTCAGCTTTTTAGGATTTGGACGATATGTGAGTTTCTTTTCATCATGGTTTTTAACATTTGGTTATGTTTGTGTCGTTGCATTGAACGCAACAGCATTTAGCTTGTTGATTAAGTTTTTAGTACCAGATGTGATTGAAATCGGTAAGTTATATACAATCGCTGGCTGGGATGTCTATATTACAGAAATTATTATTGCATCCGTATTACTTCTTGTGTTCATGGTGATTACGATATATGGAGCGAGTGTTTCCGGATCACTGCAATTTTATTTCTGTATCGCAATGGTTATCGTTGTTGTCTTGATGTTTGTTAGTTCATTTTTTGGCTCAAGTTTTTCATTAGACAATTTGAAACCATATCACGGACCAACATACGACTGGTTCCCGGCGATTATTATGATTGTTTCAGTCGCACCATGGGCTTACGTCGGATTTGATAACATTCCACAAACGGCTGAAGAGTTTAACTTTTCCCCGAACAAAACGTTTAAATTAATCGTATATAGTTTACTCGCAGCAGCCGTCACATATGTAATGATGATTTTATACACAGGTTGGCTGACATCAGAGAATGATAGTCTTTGGACAACAGGTGCTGTGACACGTGAAGCTTTTGGTAATATTGGTTTAGGTGTCCTTGCGATTGCTATTATCATGGGGATTTTTACAGGACTAAACGGCTTTTTATTGAGTGCAAGTCGTTTACTCTTCTCAATGGGGCGTTCAGGAATTATGCCAACTGTTTTTAGTAAGTTACATCCACGTTATAAAACACCATATGTAGCAATCATCTTCTTAGTAGCTTTAACGCTGATTGCACCGTGGTTAGGTCGTACGGCTTTAACATGGATTGTTGATATGTCATCAACAGGTGTGTCAATTGCTTATTTTGTCACTTGTTTATCAGCGGCAAAATTGTTTAGTTATGACAAAAATAGCACGACATACGGTCCAGTTTATAAAACATTTGCGATTATTGGTGCAGTGATTTCATTTATATTCTTAGCACTACTATTACTACCAATCTCACCAGCATCATTATCTTTACCATCGCATATTGCGTTAGGTTTTTGGACGTTATTAGGACTGGTATTCTTCTTTATTCGTTTGCCGAAACTTCGTCGCATGGATAAAGATGAATTATCACAATTGATTCTAGATACACGTAAAAAAGATGTCGAAAAAATGTTAGATGAATAG
- a CDS encoding acyl-CoA/acyl-ACP dehydrogenase → MRLNTHIEDKLKPYLIKIDEGSYYPKDFISTLFKEGYFKEDDIKGNSEIIEKVSESCLTTGFCLWCQLAFSTYLKNAEAPYFNQYLQQQLLSGEILGATGLSNPMKSFNDLETFNLSHHYDDNQQLIVNGRLPAISNIESDHYFGAISKSASSDELIMFIVQANQTGIIMKEMSNFLGVNGSATFSIEMHDVQIPTEHIITHNAKAFATQIRPQFVALQIPIALGAIRSSLDLIHQFSHAQNGINQYLEYDVQAFESQYNKIRQHFYEVLDQEVLQRHFETLIALKKAAGYLLLDINQASMVNGGSKAYGYQSPQARKLKEGFFFAALTPTLRHLGKLQEELKVD, encoded by the coding sequence ATGCGTTTAAACACACATATTGAAGATAAACTAAAGCCCTATTTAATAAAAATTGATGAAGGTTCCTATTATCCAAAAGATTTTATTAGCACTTTATTTAAAGAAGGCTATTTCAAAGAAGATGACATCAAAGGTAACTCAGAAATTATAGAAAAGGTTTCCGAATCTTGTTTGACTACTGGATTCTGCTTATGGTGTCAATTGGCGTTCTCTACTTACTTAAAAAATGCAGAAGCGCCCTACTTTAATCAATATTTACAACAGCAATTATTATCAGGTGAAATTTTAGGGGCAACTGGGTTATCGAATCCAATGAAATCATTTAATGATTTGGAAACATTCAATCTATCGCATCATTATGATGACAATCAACAGCTCATTGTGAATGGTAGATTACCCGCAATTAGTAATATTGAGTCTGATCATTATTTTGGTGCAATCTCTAAGAGTGCATCATCCGACGAACTTATCATGTTTATTGTTCAAGCCAACCAAACAGGTATCATAATGAAGGAAATGTCTAACTTTTTAGGTGTTAATGGTTCGGCAACATTTTCAATTGAAATGCATGACGTCCAAATACCAACAGAACACATTATTACACACAATGCAAAGGCATTTGCCACACAAATACGACCACAATTTGTCGCATTACAGATTCCAATCGCATTAGGTGCAATTCGTTCATCGCTTGATTTAATTCACCAATTCTCTCATGCACAAAACGGCATTAATCAATATTTAGAATATGATGTGCAAGCATTTGAAAGTCAATACAACAAAATCAGACAACATTTCTATGAAGTATTAGATCAAGAGGTATTACAGCGTCACTTTGAAACACTGATTGCGCTTAAAAAAGCCGCTGGCTATTTGTTGCTTGATATAAATCAAGCATCAATGGTGAATGGTGGCTCAAAAGCATATGGCTATCAATCACCACAAGCACGTAAATTGAAAGAAGGCTTTTTCTTTGCGGCATTAACACCGACGTTAAGACATCTAGGTAAACTACAAGAAGAATTAAAAGTAGACTAA
- a CDS encoding ABC transporter permease — MIVNSIKKWALPIFTFIIFLFIWQCVIIFGHYAPILLPGPFLVLKSIGHFIITGDIFTHLGISLYRFIAGFVLAVIIGVPVGFLLGRSSSLFNAIEPLFQLIRPISPIAWAPFVVLWFGIGSLPAIAIIFIAAFFPIVFNTIKGIKHIDPQYLKIASNLNMKNWSLYKNILFPGAFKHIMGGIHMAVGTSWIFLVSGEMIGAQSGLGFLIVDSRNMLNLEDVLAAIFFIGIFGFLIDRIISYFEKLILTRFGE; from the coding sequence ATGATAGTTAACAGTATTAAAAAATGGGCCTTACCCATTTTTACTTTTATTATTTTTCTTTTCATATGGCAATGCGTCATTATTTTTGGACACTATGCACCCATTCTTTTACCCGGTCCATTTTTGGTATTAAAAAGCATAGGGCATTTCATTATCACTGGGGATATTTTCACACATTTAGGTATCAGCTTATATCGCTTTATAGCGGGGTTTGTTTTAGCTGTGATTATTGGCGTACCTGTTGGATTTTTATTAGGTCGTAGTTCTTCACTATTCAATGCCATAGAGCCGTTATTTCAATTAATAAGACCTATCTCACCTATTGCATGGGCTCCTTTTGTCGTTTTATGGTTTGGGATTGGTAGCTTACCCGCAATTGCCATTATATTTATCGCTGCGTTTTTCCCAATTGTTTTTAATACAATCAAAGGCATTAAGCACATTGATCCACAATACTTAAAAATTGCGTCTAATTTAAACATGAAAAACTGGTCATTATACAAAAACATTCTATTTCCCGGCGCCTTCAAGCATATTATGGGCGGCATACATATGGCTGTCGGTACAAGTTGGATTTTCTTAGTATCTGGTGAAATGATTGGGGCACAATCGGGACTTGGTTTCCTTATTGTCGATTCACGTAACATGTTAAATCTAGAAGACGTCTTGGCTGCTATATTTTTTATTGGTATATTCGGGTTCTTAATTGATCGCATCATTAGTTACTTTGAAAAATTAATCTTAACACGCTTTGGTGAATAA
- a CDS encoding ABC transporter substrate-binding protein: MRKFILFTFIFLIILSGCNLNTSKKSAHHKNEKQTIKIGYLPITHSANLMMTKEIQQNAHRSNYNLELVRFNNWPDLMDALNSGKIDGASTLIELAMKSKQKGSDIKAVALGHHEGNVVMAEKDKSIEDFHEHESYHFAIPHRYSTHYLLLDEMRKQLKLSPDTFSYHEMPPAEMPAALNEGSISGYSVAEPFGALGEKLGSGHTLLHGGDIIPDAYCCVLVLRSDLIHQHQTVIQDFISDYKKAGFEMENKDKSIEVMDKNFKQDKKVLSQSAEWTSYGNLAIDKQGYNKIKKLVDKQQLFEAPTYSDFVDPTLYKE, encoded by the coding sequence TTGAGAAAATTTATTTTGTTTACTTTCATATTCCTTATTATTCTTTCTGGTTGTAACTTGAATACGTCAAAAAAGAGTGCTCATCATAAAAATGAAAAACAAACGATAAAAATTGGTTACTTGCCCATCACACATTCAGCAAATTTGATGATGACAAAAGAAATCCAACAGAACGCTCATAGATCAAATTACAACTTGGAATTAGTACGTTTTAATAATTGGCCGGATTTGATGGATGCTTTGAACAGTGGCAAAATTGACGGTGCCTCTACACTGATTGAGCTAGCGATGAAATCAAAACAGAAAGGGTCAGATATTAAAGCAGTCGCTTTAGGTCATCATGAGGGTAACGTTGTTATGGCAGAAAAAGATAAAAGTATAGAAGATTTTCACGAACATGAAAGCTATCATTTTGCGATACCACATCGTTATTCAACACATTATTTATTACTAGATGAAATGCGAAAGCAACTGAAACTTAGTCCTGATACTTTCAGTTATCACGAAATGCCCCCAGCTGAAATGCCTGCTGCACTAAATGAAGGGAGCATTTCTGGGTATTCTGTGGCAGAACCATTCGGTGCACTTGGTGAAAAGTTAGGCAGTGGTCATACTTTATTGCACGGCGGTGACATTATACCAGACGCCTATTGCTGCGTACTTGTCCTTAGAAGTGATCTCATCCATCAACATCAGACAGTTATTCAAGATTTTATATCAGATTATAAAAAAGCTGGCTTCGAAATGGAGAATAAAGATAAAAGCATTGAAGTGATGGACAAAAACTTTAAACAAGATAAAAAAGTTTTATCACAATCCGCCGAGTGGACTTCTTACGGTAACTTAGCAATTGATAAACAAGGTTATAACAAAATTAAAAAGTTAGTAGACAAGCAGCAGCTTTTCGAAGCACCTACTTATAGTGATTTTGTTGATCCTACGTTGTATAAGGAGTGA